A region of Oceanicoccus sp. KOV_DT_Chl DNA encodes the following proteins:
- a CDS encoding MliC family protein — MPIKPRFISGKNYTGIRTVFFSLPFIVLLIACTESDKTSVSAASLCTNEWFQSVEKSVVSGDGQGHGPDVGSDEWKSVVEFKLGLRGDASLPARASSEWCSYIDQRIQSRLTSASPSFVCNGVREGSIEALVCADETLAALDRSLAQVYAAATAKAGNEQPPVLKAEQRGWIKGRNDCWKAEDKNQCITTEYQHRIAELQARYRLVASNGPYRFSCDNNPAKEVVVTYFETVPATLIAEHGDSVSLMYRQPAASGSFYQGGNESFREHQGEAQIVWGYQAPVMRCQL; from the coding sequence ATGCCGATTAAGCCAAGGTTTATTAGTGGAAAAAACTACACTGGTATACGCACAGTATTTTTTAGCCTGCCTTTTATAGTGCTGTTAATAGCCTGTACAGAAAGTGATAAAACTAGTGTCAGCGCTGCATCGCTTTGTACCAATGAGTGGTTTCAGTCAGTTGAAAAAAGCGTGGTTAGTGGAGATGGGCAGGGCCATGGTCCCGACGTGGGTTCGGATGAATGGAAATCAGTGGTGGAATTTAAATTAGGTCTGCGTGGTGATGCTTCCCTGCCGGCACGAGCGAGTTCAGAGTGGTGTAGCTATATTGACCAGCGCATTCAATCGCGTCTCACTTCAGCTTCGCCATCTTTCGTTTGTAATGGTGTTAGGGAAGGTAGTATTGAAGCACTGGTCTGCGCAGATGAAACGTTAGCGGCACTCGACCGCAGTCTGGCTCAGGTCTATGCAGCAGCCACTGCAAAAGCAGGCAATGAACAGCCGCCGGTATTGAAAGCCGAACAACGAGGCTGGATTAAAGGACGCAACGATTGCTGGAAAGCAGAGGATAAAAACCAGTGTATTACTACCGAATATCAACATCGCATCGCTGAACTGCAAGCACGTTATAGATTAGTGGCGAGTAACGGCCCCTACCGTTTTAGCTGTGACAACAATCCCGCTAAAGAAGTGGTGGTAACGTATTTTGAAACCGTGCCGGCGACCTTAATTGCAGAGCATGGTGACAGTGTTTCCTTAATGTATCGGCAACCGGCTGCCAGTGGCAGTTTCTATCAAGGCGGTAATGAAAGTTTCCGGGAGCATCAGGGTGAAGCGCAAATAGTTTGGGGCTATCAAGCACCAGTAATGCGCTGCCAGTTATAA